A genome region from Psychrobacter jeotgali includes the following:
- the trpB gene encoding tryptophan synthase subunit beta — protein MSHVSNTAPSAGARAINTFTNPEGVQDFNQYPDASGHFGVHGGRFVSETLMAALEELETLYTKVKADPAFWEEYHNDLVNYVGRPTPLYHAKRLSDEIGGAQIYFKREDLNHTGAHKVNNTIGQALLAKMSGKKRIIAETGAGQHGVATATIAARLGLECIVYMGADDVERQKMNVYRMRLLGTKVVPVTSGSRTLKDAMNEAMRDWVTNVDTTYYIIGTVAGPHPYPLLVRDFQAIIGKEARIQHLEKTGKLPDALVACVGGGSNAIGLFFDFLNDEGVKMYGVEATGDGVETGRHSAPLAAGRIGVLHGNRTYLMADDDGQIQETHSISAGLDYPGVGPEHSFLKDMKRVEYVGCTDLEALEGFHEVTRKEGIIPALETAHACAYALKLAKTMTPEQTIIVNMSGRGDKDLHSVMKAEGIEL, from the coding sequence ATGAGTCATGTCTCCAATACTGCCCCTTCTGCTGGCGCACGAGCCATCAATACTTTTACCAATCCAGAAGGCGTGCAAGATTTTAATCAATACCCTGATGCCAGCGGCCACTTCGGCGTGCACGGCGGGCGCTTCGTTTCAGAAACCTTGATGGCAGCGCTTGAAGAGCTTGAAACCTTATACACCAAAGTGAAGGCTGATCCTGCATTTTGGGAAGAGTATCACAATGATTTGGTCAATTACGTCGGTCGTCCCACCCCGCTCTATCATGCCAAGCGCCTCAGCGATGAGATTGGAGGTGCGCAGATTTACTTTAAACGTGAAGACTTAAACCATACCGGCGCCCACAAGGTTAATAACACTATCGGTCAGGCATTACTGGCGAAGATGAGTGGTAAAAAGCGCATTATCGCTGAAACCGGTGCCGGACAGCACGGCGTAGCTACGGCAACCATAGCGGCGCGTTTAGGTCTAGAGTGTATCGTCTATATGGGCGCTGATGATGTCGAACGTCAAAAGATGAACGTTTATCGCATGCGTCTATTAGGGACTAAAGTGGTGCCGGTTACTTCTGGCTCACGTACGCTCAAAGACGCGATGAATGAAGCCATGCGTGATTGGGTTACTAATGTCGATACCACTTATTATATCATTGGTACGGTGGCAGGTCCGCATCCTTATCCGCTACTGGTACGCGACTTTCAAGCAATTATCGGCAAAGAAGCTCGCATTCAGCATTTAGAGAAAACCGGTAAATTGCCCGATGCACTGGTTGCTTGTGTCGGCGGGGGCTCCAACGCTATCGGACTGTTTTTTGACTTCTTAAATGATGAAGGCGTCAAGATGTACGGTGTCGAAGCGACAGGCGACGGGGTTGAGACCGGTCGGCACTCAGCGCCATTAGCCGCTGGTCGTATCGGCGTCTTGCACGGTAACCGTACTTATTTGATGGCGGATGACGATGGACAGATTCAAGAAACTCATTCCATCTCTGCAGGTCTCGACTACCCAGGCGTTGGTCCTGAGCATAGCTTCTTAAAGGATATGAAGCGAGTAGAGTACGTCGGCTGTACCGATTTGGAAGCGTTAGAGGGCTTCCATGAAGTCACTCGTAAAGAAGGTATTATTCCTGCGCTTGAAACCGCTCATGCCTGTGCTTATGCGCTAAAACTAGCTAAGACTATGACACCGGAGCAAACTATCATTGTTAATATGTCAGGCCGCGGTGATAAAGATCTGCACTCGGTGATGAAGGCGGAAGGGATTGAGCTTTAA
- the trpA gene encoding tryptophan synthase subunit alpha translates to MTRIESTFDTLKAQNKKALIPYVMAGDPNPSNFVGLLHDLVKHGADMIEVGLPFSDPMADGPTVALAGERALAAGTSTRGALNMVAEFRKTDTQTPIILMGYLNPVEIIGYDKFVQLCEQAGVDGILMVDLPPAEAGSFTQHLTEHAMNEIFLLSPTTLPERREQVLTHCGGYIYYVSLKGVTGSATLDTDDVATQVQAIKAETDLPVCVGFGIRDGASAKAIGQHADGIIVGSALVQNFADIDANDASAVADAQQKIMAKMDELRTALDSLKA, encoded by the coding sequence ATGACCCGAATTGAAAGCACCTTTGACACCCTAAAAGCCCAAAACAAAAAAGCGCTAATCCCTTATGTGATGGCAGGCGATCCTAATCCTAGTAACTTCGTAGGCTTGCTACATGATTTAGTTAAGCACGGCGCCGATATGATCGAAGTTGGTTTGCCTTTTTCTGACCCAATGGCAGATGGACCAACCGTTGCATTGGCTGGCGAGCGCGCTTTAGCAGCGGGCACCAGTACCCGCGGCGCCCTAAACATGGTCGCTGAGTTCCGTAAGACTGACACCCAAACGCCGATTATTTTGATGGGCTATCTAAATCCAGTCGAGATTATTGGCTATGATAAGTTTGTGCAATTATGCGAGCAGGCCGGAGTCGATGGCATTTTGATGGTAGATCTGCCGCCCGCTGAGGCAGGTAGTTTTACCCAGCATTTAACTGAGCATGCGATGAATGAGATTTTCTTATTATCGCCGACCACGCTGCCTGAGCGCCGTGAGCAAGTGCTGACCCATTGCGGCGGCTATATTTATTATGTGTCCCTAAAAGGGGTGACCGGTTCGGCAACGCTTGATACCGATGATGTGGCAACCCAAGTGCAAGCTATCAAAGCCGAGACTGATTTGCCCGTTTGTGTTGGTTTTGGTATTCGTGATGGCGCCTCAGCTAAAGCTATTGGTCAGCATGCCGATGGTATTATCGTGGGTAGTGCGCTGGTGCAAAACTTTGCTGATATTGATGCTAATGATGCCTCAGCGGTCGCAGATGCGCAGCAAAAAATCATGGCAAAAATGGATGAATTACGGACAGCCTTAGATAGTCTAAAAGCATAA